The Ranitomeya variabilis isolate aRanVar5 chromosome 7, aRanVar5.hap1, whole genome shotgun sequence genome includes a window with the following:
- the NOP58 gene encoding nucleolar protein 58 isoform X1 has product MLVLFETAAGYAIFKVLDESKLQEVDSIWKEFETPEKANKVVKLKHFEKFQDTTEALSAATALVEGKISKNLKKVLKKIAAKEAHEQLAIADAKLGGVIKDKVNISCVHSAMVTELMRGIRNQVDGLITGLSTREMAAMSLGLAHSLSRYKLKFSPDKVDTMIVQAISLLDDLDKELNNYIMRCREWYGWHFPELGKVITDNLAYCKCVRAVGDRVNYASFDLSEILSEEVEAEVKAAAEISMGTEVSEEDINNILHLCDQVIEISEYRTQLYDYLKNRMMAIAPNLTVLVGELVGARLIAHAGSLLNLAKHPASTVQILGAEKALFRALKTKRDTPKYGLLYHASLVGQTAPKNKGKISRMLAAKSALAIRYDALGEDTNAQLGVETRAKLEARLRNLEERGLKRISGTGKALARAEKYQHKSEVRTYDPSGDSTLPSVPKKRKIEEVEEEEEQPSEVRAKKAKKPKIEEEEEQPSCQFQVKKAKKQTIEEVEEEQPSVVRVKKAKKPKVEEEEEQPPCEFQVKKAKKQKIQAVEEVEEEEPEVEETPKKKKKKKVIKTEEEEEQEEAPTTSTVDEPPKKKKKKKARKEEEDD; this is encoded by the exons ATGTTGGTGCTCTTTGAGACCGCGGCGGGTTACGCCATATTTAAG GTTCTAGATGAGAGCAAGTTACAAGAAGTGGACAGTATATGGAAAGAATTCGAAACCCCAGAAAAAGCAAATAAAGT CGTTAAGTTGAAGCACTTTGAAAAGTTCCAGGACACGACTGAAGCGCTGTCCG CGGCCACTGCTTTGGTAGAAGGAAAGATCAGCAAAAACTTGAAGAAGGTCCTAAAGAAAATTGCAGCAAAAGAAGCACATGAGCAGCTGGCGATTGCAGATGCCAAGCTCGGTGGTGTCATTAAG GATAAAGTGAACATCAGCTGTGTGCACAGTGCCATGGTGACGGAGCTAATGAGGGGGATCCGCAATCAGGTGGACGGCCTTATTACAGGACTCTCCACTCGGGAGATGGCTGCAATGTCCCTTGGCTTGGCTCACAG CCTGTCTCGCTACAAACTAAAGTTCAGCCCCGACAAGGTGGACACAATGATTGTACAAGCGATCT CCCTTCTAGATGATCTGGATAAGGAGCTGAATAATTACATCATGCGCTGCAGAGAGTGGTACGGCTGGCACTTTCCTGAGCTGGGCAAAGTCATCACCGATAACCTGGCATACTGCAAGTGTGTGCGGGCTGTAG GTGACCGGGTTAATTACGCCTCCTTTGACCTCTCTGAGATCCTTTCTGAAGAAGTGGAGGCAGAGGTGAAAGCTGCTGCAGAGATTTCCATGGGCACAGAGGTGTCGGAGGAAGATATCAATAATATCTTACACTTGTGTGATCAG GTAATAGAAATCTCTGAGTACAGGACCCAGCTATATGATTACCTGAAAAACAGAATGATGGCCATAGCGCCAAACCTCACGGTCCTGGTAGGGGAGTTGGTTGGTGCCAGGCTTATTGCCCATGCAG GCTCCCTTTTGAATCTGGCAAAACACCCAGCGTCCACTGTACAGATCTTGGGGGCTGAGAAGGCACTGTTCAGAGCACTGAAGACAAAAAGGGACACTCCAAAATACGGTCTTCTTTATCACGCATCCCTTGTTGGGCAGACTGCACCCAAAAATAAGGGCAAG ATCTCCCGTATGCTTGCAGCCAAGTCAGCACTTGCAATCAGATATGATGCTCTTGGGGAAGACACGAACGCACAGCTTGGGGTGGAGACCAGAGCAAAATTGGAAGCACGTCTCCGAAATTTGGAGGAGAGGGGG CTAAAGAGAATTAGTGGCACCGGGAAAGCACTTGCCAGAGCTGAGAAATATCAACATAAAAG TGAGGTTAGAACTTATGACCCATCCGGAGACTCGACCCTTCCATCGGTTCCCAAAAAGAGAAAGATTgaagaggttgaggaggaggaagagcagccCTCTGAGGTCCGAGCGAAGAAAGCTAAAAAGCCAAAgattgaggaggaggaagagcagccGTCTTGTCAGTTCCAAGTGAAGAAAGCTAAAAAGCAAACGATAGAAGAGGTTGAGGAAGAGCAGCCCTCTGTGGTCCGAGTAAAGAAGGCTAAAAAGCCAAaggttgaggaggaggaagagcagccGCCCTGTGAGTTCCAAGTGAAGAAAGCTAAAAAGCAAAAAATTCAAGCAGTTGAAGAAGTAGAAG
- the NOP58 gene encoding nucleolar protein 58 isoform X2 yields MLVLFETAAGYAIFKVLDESKLQEVDSIWKEFETPEKANKVVKLKHFEKFQDTTEALSAATALVEGKISKNLKKVLKKIAAKEAHEQLAIADAKLGGVIKDKVNISCVHSAMVTELMRGIRNQVDGLITGLSTREMAAMSLGLAHSLSRYKLKFSPDKVDTMIVQAISLLDDLDKELNNYIMRCREWYGWHFPELGKVITDNLAYCKCVRAVGDRVNYASFDLSEILSEEVEAEVKAAAEISMGTEVSEEDINNILHLCDQVIEISEYRTQLYDYLKNRMMAIAPNLTVLVGELVGARLIAHAGSLLNLAKHPASTVQILGAEKALFRALKTKRDTPKYGLLYHASLVGQTAPKNKGKISRMLAAKSALAIRYDALGEDTNAQLGVETRAKLEARLRNLEERGLKRISGTGKALARAEKYQHKSEVRTYDPSGDSTLPSVPKKRKIEEVEEEEEQPSEVRAKKAKKPKIEEEEEQPSCQFQVKKAKKQTIEEVEEEQPSVVRVKKAKKPKVEEEEEQPPCEFQVKKAKKQKIQAVEEVEEEPEVEETPKKKKKKKVIKTEEEEEQEEAPTTSTVDEPPKKKKKKKARKEEEDD; encoded by the exons ATGTTGGTGCTCTTTGAGACCGCGGCGGGTTACGCCATATTTAAG GTTCTAGATGAGAGCAAGTTACAAGAAGTGGACAGTATATGGAAAGAATTCGAAACCCCAGAAAAAGCAAATAAAGT CGTTAAGTTGAAGCACTTTGAAAAGTTCCAGGACACGACTGAAGCGCTGTCCG CGGCCACTGCTTTGGTAGAAGGAAAGATCAGCAAAAACTTGAAGAAGGTCCTAAAGAAAATTGCAGCAAAAGAAGCACATGAGCAGCTGGCGATTGCAGATGCCAAGCTCGGTGGTGTCATTAAG GATAAAGTGAACATCAGCTGTGTGCACAGTGCCATGGTGACGGAGCTAATGAGGGGGATCCGCAATCAGGTGGACGGCCTTATTACAGGACTCTCCACTCGGGAGATGGCTGCAATGTCCCTTGGCTTGGCTCACAG CCTGTCTCGCTACAAACTAAAGTTCAGCCCCGACAAGGTGGACACAATGATTGTACAAGCGATCT CCCTTCTAGATGATCTGGATAAGGAGCTGAATAATTACATCATGCGCTGCAGAGAGTGGTACGGCTGGCACTTTCCTGAGCTGGGCAAAGTCATCACCGATAACCTGGCATACTGCAAGTGTGTGCGGGCTGTAG GTGACCGGGTTAATTACGCCTCCTTTGACCTCTCTGAGATCCTTTCTGAAGAAGTGGAGGCAGAGGTGAAAGCTGCTGCAGAGATTTCCATGGGCACAGAGGTGTCGGAGGAAGATATCAATAATATCTTACACTTGTGTGATCAG GTAATAGAAATCTCTGAGTACAGGACCCAGCTATATGATTACCTGAAAAACAGAATGATGGCCATAGCGCCAAACCTCACGGTCCTGGTAGGGGAGTTGGTTGGTGCCAGGCTTATTGCCCATGCAG GCTCCCTTTTGAATCTGGCAAAACACCCAGCGTCCACTGTACAGATCTTGGGGGCTGAGAAGGCACTGTTCAGAGCACTGAAGACAAAAAGGGACACTCCAAAATACGGTCTTCTTTATCACGCATCCCTTGTTGGGCAGACTGCACCCAAAAATAAGGGCAAG ATCTCCCGTATGCTTGCAGCCAAGTCAGCACTTGCAATCAGATATGATGCTCTTGGGGAAGACACGAACGCACAGCTTGGGGTGGAGACCAGAGCAAAATTGGAAGCACGTCTCCGAAATTTGGAGGAGAGGGGG CTAAAGAGAATTAGTGGCACCGGGAAAGCACTTGCCAGAGCTGAGAAATATCAACATAAAAG TGAGGTTAGAACTTATGACCCATCCGGAGACTCGACCCTTCCATCGGTTCCCAAAAAGAGAAAGATTgaagaggttgaggaggaggaagagcagccCTCTGAGGTCCGAGCGAAGAAAGCTAAAAAGCCAAAgattgaggaggaggaagagcagccGTCTTGTCAGTTCCAAGTGAAGAAAGCTAAAAAGCAAACGATAGAAGAGGTTGAGGAAGAGCAGCCCTCTGTGGTCCGAGTAAAGAAGGCTAAAAAGCCAAaggttgaggaggaggaagagcagccGCCCTGTGAGTTCCAAGTGAAGAAAGCTAAAAAGCAAAAAATTCAAGCAGTTGAAGAAGTAGAAG